TAAAGCCCTGAGTCACCACCACCTGCTCAGAAAGCTGTGGTGCCAGGTGGGTCATGGCTGCGTCGCGCGTTGCGGCCACATCGGGTACGGCTTTACCAAACTGGCGATCAGTTTTCAGCACCTGACGTACGTCAAAACGGCCGCTGGTAACGCCTAAGTCTCTGAGAACCTGAGTGAACAAATAGGAAGAAAAACGCTCGCCAAAGCTCAGCATTTCGTCACATTGCTGTGCATCCAGTGCGGGTAATTGAGCCAGCGCATAAAAAGCCTCTTTTGTGTCGTTAAAGCCCGCTGCCAGGTCTTTATCGAGTGTCAGGCATGCCAGAATGTCCTGCTGGATCTCCATCACAGACTGAAACAACGCCTCGCGCTCAGCCGCATCGACTTTTTGCTGTGTCAGGGTCACCAGGTGATTGGTTACGCCGGCACTGGCACTGACCACCACAACGCGAACATCGGGATTATCATGGACAATAGCGGCGCATCGCTGCATGGCTTCGAAGTTTGCAACACTGGTGCCGCCAAATTTAGCAACGACATACTGGGAATTCATTTTATCTCCTTGGGATCACACACGGCGATCAACATCAATAAGGAGAACTTGGCAATAGGATGGACTAACCATAAAGAAATGACCTCTGCCAGAAGCTCTCCACCTGAAAACGGTGACAGTCCCGAGGATTCAACCTCCAGGACCGAAAAATCATGCCGACGTAGCATGGTTTTCCTCGGCGAGTACCTCCCTCACTGATGGTCACGGGTTATCGTCACCTCACATCAGCTACCTAAGCATCGCGCCTCTTCTGCTTATTTTGCCGGGATTTAACTGAATCCTGGCAAAATAAAAGCCCGCATTTTGAGCGGGCTTGAAAAAGGTATCTTTTAGACGTCTAGGTGTCAAGTATAAAATTGACCCTGTCATTAAAGATTAAATAAATTGCCCCATAAAAAAGGCACCGGCATACCCTGCCGTGTAGGCAATTAACAAATATAGGCTCATTCTTAAGTAGCTCGTAAAGGTTAGAGCTTTTACTTTACTCATTGCAATGATCCCTGCCGCCGAGCCGATGATCAGCATAGAGCCGCCCACGCCTGTCGCATAGGTAAAGGTAAGCCATTGCTGCGGGCTCATAACGATGTCTGCTTTGAGCAAAGCGGCCGTCAGTGGTACATTATCAACTGCTGCACTCATCAGGCCCACCAGATAGCTGGCGTACTGAGGGTCAACGAACTCATACAGCTGAGTGAACATATTAAGGACACCCACCTCTTTTAGCGCCCCAACCAGCAAAAGTACACCGACAAAGAACAGCAAAGTGTCGTACTCAATTTCACGAATATAATCGATGATCTTTTTATTGACGTCCTTTTTGCGCATCAGAAACTGGGCCATCAAAAACATCACCGACAGGCCACAGAGGAAAGTCAGCATGGGCGGGACCTGATATTGTACGCTCAGATACAGCGTAGTCAGTACCGTCGTCATAAAGATCACCGCGATCGTAATGTCTGTTTTCTCTATTCTGCGCAGCGCTTGCTTTTCAAATACCAGCTGATCTTTCATTCCCATAGACAGCATGGTTGCCAGCAAGAGTACGCTGATAATGGAAGGCGCCACCAGCAATAACAAGTCTGGGATCGTTACCTTACCGGCGAGGAAAATCATCAGTGTGGTCACATCACCTGTGATCAAAGACACGCCGCCCGAGTTAACACTGAAGATGATCAATGTGGCATACTTGATAAGCTTCTTCGGATCGAGTTTTAGCGACATCACCACCGCCAGCGAGATAAGCGTCGCGGTAATATTGTCAGAAATCGAAGAAAACAAGAAAGCAAAGCCACCCACCAGGAACATCATTTTGCGTTCACTGATCTGAGTTGGCATTACCCGATGGACGATGTTTTGAATAAAACCTTTAGAGTTCAGATAGGCAACAAAGGTCATCGCCGCCATCAGGAATAACCACAAGGTGGCGATTTCAAGAATGTTGTGGTCGAGCTGATGTTGTATAGTTTCTGAGCTTTCGCCATGAAGTGGGGAGATAAATAGGATAATCCAACATAAAGTGCCAAAAAAAAGGGTCGTTTTGGCCTTGTTTACATGGATAATATCCTCTATAACGATAAGCACAAAAGCGACCGCTATCAGGGTTAGGATAATGGGCGTGACCATATGCGTAAACAACCTGTAATCAAAAGTAAAAATTGTGAAGGGTAACGTTTTCGGCGCGGAGTCTATCACTTAGCAGCACACTGTGCCACGAGTAGTTACACATTATGACAATTTTCTTACCTGATACCGTCACAAAATTGATACACACTGGAAAGCTATGATCCCAGCCAAAAAAGTATTAAATACGCTGAATGAACACTGGGGCGTCCTGGAGCTGCTTTTTAAACGCTTTAAGATGGCCGATTTCAGCCTCAAAGATGTACAAAACATCATCAAAATGAAAAACCCTAACTGGTCAAGTGAGCGCATTTATAAAGAAACCAACCGCTTGCTTAATCAGGAAATTATTATTCCTTTGGCTAAATCGTCACAGCTCGAAATTAACCGTGCCGTGGCGGACTTTGCCAGTTTCTTATTACAAGAAGAACATCTTGGCCTGGCCGAAGAGATCACTGTATTAGTCAAAGATCTGCAACGTCTGGGTGAACGCCTGGCTCAGGCCGGTGATGAGGGCGATCACAGCGAACTGCGCCGTTTCAGCCGCATTATGGATGAACGAGTGCGTAAAATCGTCAAACTCTACCACCATAACGAAAGCGCCATCATGAACCTGGTAGAGCAGGCAAAGTCCGACCAGGGCAACCTGTCTTTGCAAAAACGCTACCGAGCCGTGATTGAGGCATTTGATGAATACATAGAGCCTATGCTGGAAATGGTGGATATTCATGGCCCCTTTCAGGCCTGTTTCACCACCATTGAGCACCAGATCAGTGAACAAATTGCGCAAATTGAGCAACTGGGCCGCGGCGCAC
The Pseudoalteromonas viridis DNA segment above includes these coding regions:
- the nhaD gene encoding sodium:proton antiporter NhaD; translated protein: MVTPIILTLIAVAFVLIVIEDIIHVNKAKTTLFFGTLCWIILFISPLHGESSETIQHQLDHNILEIATLWLFLMAAMTFVAYLNSKGFIQNIVHRVMPTQISERKMMFLVGGFAFLFSSISDNITATLISLAVVMSLKLDPKKLIKYATLIIFSVNSGGVSLITGDVTTLMIFLAGKVTIPDLLLLVAPSIISVLLLATMLSMGMKDQLVFEKQALRRIEKTDITIAVIFMTTVLTTLYLSVQYQVPPMLTFLCGLSVMFLMAQFLMRKKDVNKKIIDYIREIEYDTLLFFVGVLLLVGALKEVGVLNMFTQLYEFVDPQYASYLVGLMSAAVDNVPLTAALLKADIVMSPQQWLTFTYATGVGGSMLIIGSAAGIIAMSKVKALTFTSYLRMSLYLLIAYTAGYAGAFFMGQFI